One Panicum virgatum strain AP13 chromosome 3N, P.virgatum_v5, whole genome shotgun sequence DNA segment encodes these proteins:
- the LOC120667269 gene encoding serine carboxypeptidase-like 26 isoform X1, with amino-acid sequence MAAAGLGLRIVSALALLSFSSCSLSLASDQRDADRVARLPGQPESPSVSQFAGYVTVNERHGRALFYWFFEAQTAPEEKPLLLWLNGGPGCSSIGYGAASELGPLRVVSQGAELKFNEYAWNKEANLLFLESPVGVGFSHTNKSSDLDNLNDVFVAEDSYSFLVNWLQRFPEYKDREFYIAGESYAGHYVPQLAELVYERNKDKKGKSYINLKGFIVGNPITNDYYDSKGLAEYAWSHAVVPDEVYNHIKKYCDFKNSNWSGDCSAAMDVIYSQYREIDIYNIYAPKCLLNQTSASSTTRAFFENDQDQFRRRIRMFSGYDPCYSSYAEDYFNKGDVQRAFHANVSGLLPGKWHVCSDPILNSYNFSVFSVLPIYSKLIEAGLRVWLYSGDADGRVPVIGSRYCVEALDLPMKTQWQPWYLDKQVAGRFVEYHGMSMVTVRGAGHLVPLNKPAEGLTLINTFLRGEQLPAHR; translated from the exons ATGGCAGCCGCAGGTCTCGGCCTCCGCATCGTCTCCGCTCTCGCCTTGCTCTCTTTCTCTTCCTGCTCGCTGTCGCTGGCCAGCGACCAGCGGGACGCCGACAGGGTGGCGCGCCTCCCCGGCCAGCCGGAGAGCCCGAGCGTATCGCAGTTCGCCGGCTACGTCACGGTGAACGAGCGGCACGGGAGGGCGCTCTTCTACTGGTTCTTCGAGGCGCAGACGGCGCCGGAGGAGAAGCCGCTCCTGCTCTGGCTCAACGGAG GACCTGGTTGCTCGTCAATTGGCTATGGAGCTGCATCTGAGCTGGGGCCTCTCAGAGTTGTCAGTCAAGGAGCAGAGCTGAAGTTCAATGAATATGCCTGGAATAAAG AGGCTAACCTGCTGTTCTTGGAGTCTCCTGTCGGGGTTGGCTTCTCCCACACCAACAAATCCTCTGACCTGGACAATCTTAATGATGTCTTTGTAG CTGAAGATTCTTATAGCTTCCTAGTGAACTGGCTACAGCGATTTCCAGAGTACAAGGACAGAGAGTTCTACATCGCTGGAGAGAGCTATGCAG GTCATTATGTGCCACAACTTGCTGAACTTGTTTATGAAAGGAACAAGGACAAGAAGGGAAAATCATACATCAACCTCAAGGGTTTCATT GTTGGCAACCCTATCACTAATGATTACTATGACTCAAAAGGGCTAGCTGAGTATGCCTGGAGCCACGCGGTTGTACCAGATGAAGTATACAACCACATCAAAAAGTACTGTGACTTCAAGAACTCCAATTGGTCTGGTGATTGCAGTGCCGCCATGGATGTCATCTATAGTCAGTACCGAGAGATCGACATATACAACATCTATGCCCCCAAGTGCCTTCTAAACCAGACTTCTGCATCTTCCACAACTCGAGCATTCTTCGAGAATGATCAG GACCAGTTCAGGAGAAGGATACGAATGTTCTCTGGCTATGATCCATGCTATTCATCCTATGCTGAGGATTACTTCAACAAGGGGGATGTGCAGAGAGCGTTCCATGCAAATGTCAGTGGGTTGCTTCCAGGGAAATGGCATGTGTGCAG TGACCCTATCCTGAATTCCTACAATTTCTCGGTATTCTCGGTCTTACCAATATATTCGAAGCTCATCGAAGCAGGGCTCAGAGTTTGGCTCTACAG TGGTGACGCAGATGGTAGGGTTCCTGTCATTGGCTCCCGGTACTGTGTGGAAGCACTTGACCTGCCGATGAAGACCCAGTGGCAACCCTGGTACCTTGACAAACAG GTTGCCGGGAGGTTCGTGGAGTACCACGGCATGAGCATGGTGACGGTCAGGGGTGCAGGCCACCTGGTGCCCCTCAACAAGCCTGCCGAAGGGCTGACACTGATCAACACATTCCTTCGCGGTGAGCAGCTTCCGGCACACCGGTGA
- the LOC120667269 gene encoding serine carboxypeptidase-like 26 isoform X3 encodes MAAAGLGLRIVSALALLSFSSCSLSLASDQRDADRVARLPGQPESPSVSQFAGYVTVNERHGRALFYWFFEAQTAPEEKPLLLWLNGGPGCSSIGYGAASELGPLRVVSQGAELKFNEYAWNKEANLLFLESPVGVGFSHTNKSSDLDNLNDVFVAEDSYSFLVNWLQRFPEYKDREFYIAGESYAGHYVPQLAELVYERNKDKKGKSYINLKGFIVGNPITNDYYDSKGLAEYAWSHAVVPDEVYNHIKKYCDFKNSNWSGDCSAAMDVIYSQYREIDIYNIYAPKCLLNQTSASSTTRAFFENDQVSNLDIYSERRIRMFSGYDPCYSSYAEDYFNKGDVQRAFHANVSGLLPGKWHVCSDPILNSYNFSVFSVLPIYSKLIEAGLRVWLYSGDADGRVPVIGSRYCVEALDLPMKTQWQPWYLDKQVAGRFVEYHGMSMVTVRGAGHLVPLNKPAEGLTLINTFLRGEQLPAHR; translated from the exons ATGGCAGCCGCAGGTCTCGGCCTCCGCATCGTCTCCGCTCTCGCCTTGCTCTCTTTCTCTTCCTGCTCGCTGTCGCTGGCCAGCGACCAGCGGGACGCCGACAGGGTGGCGCGCCTCCCCGGCCAGCCGGAGAGCCCGAGCGTATCGCAGTTCGCCGGCTACGTCACGGTGAACGAGCGGCACGGGAGGGCGCTCTTCTACTGGTTCTTCGAGGCGCAGACGGCGCCGGAGGAGAAGCCGCTCCTGCTCTGGCTCAACGGAG GACCTGGTTGCTCGTCAATTGGCTATGGAGCTGCATCTGAGCTGGGGCCTCTCAGAGTTGTCAGTCAAGGAGCAGAGCTGAAGTTCAATGAATATGCCTGGAATAAAG AGGCTAACCTGCTGTTCTTGGAGTCTCCTGTCGGGGTTGGCTTCTCCCACACCAACAAATCCTCTGACCTGGACAATCTTAATGATGTCTTTGTAG CTGAAGATTCTTATAGCTTCCTAGTGAACTGGCTACAGCGATTTCCAGAGTACAAGGACAGAGAGTTCTACATCGCTGGAGAGAGCTATGCAG GTCATTATGTGCCACAACTTGCTGAACTTGTTTATGAAAGGAACAAGGACAAGAAGGGAAAATCATACATCAACCTCAAGGGTTTCATT GTTGGCAACCCTATCACTAATGATTACTATGACTCAAAAGGGCTAGCTGAGTATGCCTGGAGCCACGCGGTTGTACCAGATGAAGTATACAACCACATCAAAAAGTACTGTGACTTCAAGAACTCCAATTGGTCTGGTGATTGCAGTGCCGCCATGGATGTCATCTATAGTCAGTACCGAGAGATCGACATATACAACATCTATGCCCCCAAGTGCCTTCTAAACCAGACTTCTGCATCTTCCACAACTCGAGCATTCTTCGAGAATGATCAGGTAAGCAACTTAGACATTTATTCAGA GAGAAGGATACGAATGTTCTCTGGCTATGATCCATGCTATTCATCCTATGCTGAGGATTACTTCAACAAGGGGGATGTGCAGAGAGCGTTCCATGCAAATGTCAGTGGGTTGCTTCCAGGGAAATGGCATGTGTGCAG TGACCCTATCCTGAATTCCTACAATTTCTCGGTATTCTCGGTCTTACCAATATATTCGAAGCTCATCGAAGCAGGGCTCAGAGTTTGGCTCTACAG TGGTGACGCAGATGGTAGGGTTCCTGTCATTGGCTCCCGGTACTGTGTGGAAGCACTTGACCTGCCGATGAAGACCCAGTGGCAACCCTGGTACCTTGACAAACAG GTTGCCGGGAGGTTCGTGGAGTACCACGGCATGAGCATGGTGACGGTCAGGGGTGCAGGCCACCTGGTGCCCCTCAACAAGCCTGCCGAAGGGCTGACACTGATCAACACATTCCTTCGCGGTGAGCAGCTTCCGGCACACCGGTGA
- the LOC120667273 gene encoding gibberellin 2-beta-dioxygenase 1-like produces MVVPSTTPVRQGTEAAASHGGGIPTVDMSAPGGRSALSRQVVRACAEHGFFRAVSHGVPPGPAARLDAATAAFFALAPHDKQRAGPPSPLGYGCRSIGFNGDAGELEYLLLHASPAAVAHRARSIDTDDPSRFSTVVNDYVGAMRQLACEILDLLGEGLGLKDPRSFSKLITDTDSDSLLRINHYPPACTIHKIDHDDQCKMKSIVRTKNGNGLNPSAGARIGFGEHSDPQIISLLRANDVNGLQVLLPNGDGKEVWVQVPADPSAFFVNVGDLLQALTNGKLVSVRHRVIASACRPRLSTIYFAAPPLHARIAALPETITADSPCQYRPFTWAEYKKTMYSLRLSHSRLDLFQVGDDDSSNVGKGEQE; encoded by the exons ATGGTGGTTCCTTCGACGACGCCGGTGCGCCAAgggacagaggcggcggcgtcccACGGCGGCGGCATACCGACGGTGGACATGTCCGCGCCGGGCGGCCGCAGCGCGCTGTCGCGGCAGGtggtgcgcgcgtgcgcggaGCACGGCTTCTTCCGGGCCGTGAGCCACGGCGTGCCGCCGGGCCCCGCCGCGCGGCtggacgccgccaccgcggcgttCTTCGCGCTGGCGCCGCACGACAAGCAGCGCGCCGGCCCGCCGAGCCCGCTCGGCTACGGCTGCCGCAGCATCGGCTTCAACGGCGACGCCGGGGAGCTCGAGTACCTGCTCCTCCACGCCAgcccggccgccgtcgcgcacAGGGCCAGGTCCATCGACACCGATGACCCCTCGCGCTTCAG TACTGTGGTGAACGATTATGTGGGAGCAATGAGGCAGCTTGCATGCGAGATCCTGGACCTGTTAGGAGAGGGGCTAGGGCTCAAGGACCCCAGATCCTTCAGCAAGCTCATCACGGACACTGACAGTGACTCACTACTGAGGATAAACCACTATCCTCCAGCTTGCACCATTCACAAGATTGACCATGACGACCAGTGCAAGATGAAGAGCATTGTCAGGACCAAGAATGGCAATGGTCTGAACCCGTCAGCAGGTGCTCGGATTGGGTTCGGTGAGCACTCTGACCCACAGATCATTAGCTTGCTCCGAGCAAACGACGTTAATGGCCTGCAGGTGCTTCTACCAAACGGCGATGGCAAGGAGGTGTGGGTTCAGGTGCCGGCAGACCCATCAGCATTCTTCGTCAATGTTGGTGACCTCCTCCAG GCTCTGACAAATGGGAAGTTGGTAAGTGTCCGGCACAGGGTAATTGCAAGCGCTTGCAGGCCAAGGCTGTCCACGATCTACTTTGCAGCACCCCCATTGCATGCACGAATTGCGGCCCTCCCGGAGACGATCACAGCCGACTCACCATGCCAGTACCGACCCTTCACCTGGGCCGAGTACAAGAAGACAATGTACTCGCTTCGCCTGAGCCACAGCCGCCTTGATCTATTCCAAGTCGGCGATGATGACAGCAGCAATGTCGGCAAAGGAGAACAAGAATAG
- the LOC120667269 gene encoding serine carboxypeptidase-like 26 isoform X2, with translation MAAAGLGLRIVSALALLSFSSCSLSLASDQRDADRVARLPGQPESPSVSQFAGYVTVNERHGRALFYWFFEAQTAPEEKPLLLWLNGGPGCSSIGYGAASELGPLRVVSQGAELKFNEYAWNKEANLLFLESPVGVGFSHTNKSSDLDNLNDVFVAEDSYSFLVNWLQRFPEYKDREFYIAGESYAGHYVPQLAELVYERNKDKKGKSYINLKGFIVGNPITNDYYDSKGLAEYAWSHAVVPDEVYNHIKKYCDFKNSNWSGDCSAAMDVIYSQYREIDIYNIYAPKCLLNQTSASSTTRAFFENDQFRRRIRMFSGYDPCYSSYAEDYFNKGDVQRAFHANVSGLLPGKWHVCSDPILNSYNFSVFSVLPIYSKLIEAGLRVWLYSGDADGRVPVIGSRYCVEALDLPMKTQWQPWYLDKQVAGRFVEYHGMSMVTVRGAGHLVPLNKPAEGLTLINTFLRGEQLPAHR, from the exons ATGGCAGCCGCAGGTCTCGGCCTCCGCATCGTCTCCGCTCTCGCCTTGCTCTCTTTCTCTTCCTGCTCGCTGTCGCTGGCCAGCGACCAGCGGGACGCCGACAGGGTGGCGCGCCTCCCCGGCCAGCCGGAGAGCCCGAGCGTATCGCAGTTCGCCGGCTACGTCACGGTGAACGAGCGGCACGGGAGGGCGCTCTTCTACTGGTTCTTCGAGGCGCAGACGGCGCCGGAGGAGAAGCCGCTCCTGCTCTGGCTCAACGGAG GACCTGGTTGCTCGTCAATTGGCTATGGAGCTGCATCTGAGCTGGGGCCTCTCAGAGTTGTCAGTCAAGGAGCAGAGCTGAAGTTCAATGAATATGCCTGGAATAAAG AGGCTAACCTGCTGTTCTTGGAGTCTCCTGTCGGGGTTGGCTTCTCCCACACCAACAAATCCTCTGACCTGGACAATCTTAATGATGTCTTTGTAG CTGAAGATTCTTATAGCTTCCTAGTGAACTGGCTACAGCGATTTCCAGAGTACAAGGACAGAGAGTTCTACATCGCTGGAGAGAGCTATGCAG GTCATTATGTGCCACAACTTGCTGAACTTGTTTATGAAAGGAACAAGGACAAGAAGGGAAAATCATACATCAACCTCAAGGGTTTCATT GTTGGCAACCCTATCACTAATGATTACTATGACTCAAAAGGGCTAGCTGAGTATGCCTGGAGCCACGCGGTTGTACCAGATGAAGTATACAACCACATCAAAAAGTACTGTGACTTCAAGAACTCCAATTGGTCTGGTGATTGCAGTGCCGCCATGGATGTCATCTATAGTCAGTACCGAGAGATCGACATATACAACATCTATGCCCCCAAGTGCCTTCTAAACCAGACTTCTGCATCTTCCACAACTCGAGCATTCTTCGAGAATGATCAG TTCAGGAGAAGGATACGAATGTTCTCTGGCTATGATCCATGCTATTCATCCTATGCTGAGGATTACTTCAACAAGGGGGATGTGCAGAGAGCGTTCCATGCAAATGTCAGTGGGTTGCTTCCAGGGAAATGGCATGTGTGCAG TGACCCTATCCTGAATTCCTACAATTTCTCGGTATTCTCGGTCTTACCAATATATTCGAAGCTCATCGAAGCAGGGCTCAGAGTTTGGCTCTACAG TGGTGACGCAGATGGTAGGGTTCCTGTCATTGGCTCCCGGTACTGTGTGGAAGCACTTGACCTGCCGATGAAGACCCAGTGGCAACCCTGGTACCTTGACAAACAG GTTGCCGGGAGGTTCGTGGAGTACCACGGCATGAGCATGGTGACGGTCAGGGGTGCAGGCCACCTGGTGCCCCTCAACAAGCCTGCCGAAGGGCTGACACTGATCAACACATTCCTTCGCGGTGAGCAGCTTCCGGCACACCGGTGA